One genomic window of Devosia salina includes the following:
- a CDS encoding MFS transporter, whose product MTTIAAAPAPDAQRTALSIILAVSGAHFLNDLLQFLLPALYPLFKENYGLSYLQIGLLTLGQQITACILQPVFGLSGDVRPKPYWLALSMAIVAAGVAMLAAANGFWLLFLAAVVVGTGSALFHPEASRVARMASGGRFGLAQSLFQVGGNAGTALGPLAAALILLPMGQTSVFWFLIVAALGLLLMTHVGRWFVDHQRQLATRPVIALRKPALSRQRLIVAFAVLGALLLSKFIYIEGLKSYYAFFLIEKFGLSAQEAQFYLFAFLGAVAAGTFIGGPVGDRYGRLAVIWVSILGALPFTLALPYLDLFWTCVMSVMVGLILSSAFSAMVVYAQELVPGKVGMVAGFVFGFAFGIGALGAAAMGALADWIGIIAVFQICAFLPILGILTVLLPKTAELHPERTPA is encoded by the coding sequence ATGACCACCATTGCCGCCGCCCCTGCGCCGGATGCGCAGCGCACCGCCTTGTCCATCATCCTGGCCGTCAGCGGCGCGCATTTCCTCAATGACCTGCTGCAATTCCTGCTGCCGGCGCTCTACCCTTTGTTCAAGGAGAACTATGGGCTGAGCTATCTGCAGATCGGCCTGCTGACCCTGGGCCAGCAGATTACCGCCTGTATCCTGCAGCCAGTCTTCGGGCTTTCGGGTGATGTTCGCCCCAAGCCCTATTGGCTGGCCCTGTCCATGGCGATCGTGGCGGCCGGGGTGGCGATGCTGGCCGCGGCAAACGGGTTCTGGCTGTTGTTCCTCGCCGCTGTCGTGGTCGGCACCGGATCGGCTTTGTTCCACCCCGAAGCGTCTCGCGTGGCCCGGATGGCCTCGGGCGGGCGGTTCGGCCTGGCACAATCATTGTTCCAGGTCGGGGGCAATGCCGGCACCGCACTGGGGCCACTGGCCGCAGCGCTGATCCTGCTCCCCATGGGCCAGACAAGCGTCTTCTGGTTCCTGATCGTGGCCGCGCTGGGCCTGTTGCTGATGACCCATGTGGGGCGCTGGTTTGTGGATCACCAGCGGCAATTGGCCACGCGGCCCGTGATTGCCCTCCGCAAGCCGGCGCTGTCGCGCCAGCGGCTGATCGTGGCCTTTGCGGTGCTCGGCGCGCTGCTGTTGAGCAAGTTCATCTATATCGAGGGCCTCAAGAGCTATTACGCATTCTTTCTCATCGAGAAATTCGGCCTGTCGGCGCAGGAGGCCCAGTTTTATCTGTTCGCCTTCCTCGGCGCTGTGGCGGCCGGGACTTTCATCGGCGGGCCGGTGGGCGACCGGTACGGGCGGCTGGCCGTCATCTGGGTTTCCATCCTGGGCGCCCTGCCCTTCACCCTTGCCCTGCCCTATCTCGACCTGTTCTGGACCTGCGTGATGAGCGTGATGGTCGGCCTGATCCTGTCCTCGGCGTTTTCGGCCATGGTGGTCTATGCCCAGGAACTGGTTCCGGGAAAGGTCGGCATGGTCGCCGGATTCGTCTTCGGCTTCGCCTTCGGCATCGGCGCGCTTGGCGCGGCGGCCATGGGCGCCCTGGCGGACTGGATCGGCATCATCGCCGTGTTCCAGATTTGCGCCTTCCTGCCCATACTGGGTATTCTGACCGTTCTGCTGCCCAAGACGGCCGAACTTCACCCTGAAAGGACGCCAGCATGA
- the mobA gene encoding molybdenum cofactor guanylyltransferase, whose amino-acid sequence MNAVGLILAGGSGSRLGSVRKADLRLGGQTLIERVVARLRVTAPPLLISTGRAAEDLTAFGTPVGDLELPLAGPLAGLAAAGQLLSGRDPETIVVTVAVDTPFLPPDYVERLVGAIAGGARAAQAGWQGNGYPTNAAWRLADLVDLAAGITAGTAPNSPKALLREHHAMMVDWSGSHAEDPFANLNTLADLVALAGRASLQPA is encoded by the coding sequence GTGAACGCGGTGGGACTGATTCTGGCAGGTGGCAGCGGCAGCCGGTTGGGATCGGTTCGCAAGGCGGACTTGCGGCTTGGTGGCCAGACCCTGATCGAACGCGTCGTGGCGAGGCTGCGCGTGACGGCACCGCCTTTGCTTATTTCGACCGGCAGAGCTGCCGAGGACCTCACAGCGTTCGGAACGCCAGTGGGGGACCTGGAACTGCCGCTCGCCGGACCGCTGGCCGGCCTCGCCGCCGCGGGACAGCTTCTGTCAGGACGGGACCCGGAAACCATTGTCGTTACCGTTGCCGTGGACACGCCCTTCCTGCCGCCCGACTATGTCGAACGCCTGGTCGGAGCCATCGCTGGGGGCGCGCGCGCAGCCCAGGCCGGATGGCAAGGCAATGGCTATCCCACCAATGCCGCCTGGCGTCTGGCAGACCTTGTCGACCTGGCCGCAGGGATCACTGCCGGAACCGCACCCAACAGTCCCAAAGCCCTGCTGCGGGAGCACCACGCCATGATGGTCGATTGGTCCGGCAGCCACGCTGAAGATCCGTTCGCCAATCTCAATACGCTGGCTGACCTGGTGGCCCTTGCGGGGCGGGCCTCCCTCCAACCGGCGTGA
- a CDS encoding benzoate/H(+) symporter BenE family transporter — protein MTADATSPQRADLAQPIFAGALAAVVGSASTFTLVLAALAAAGASPQQAGSGLLSICMAIGLLNIVIAWRVKVPVSFAWTTPGMAFLLTVGEPPGGFPAVAGAFVVCAGLIALTGLIRPLGRAIAAIPAAIANAMLAGMLLTLCLAPINAVAEMPWHTLPILVTWGLALRYARRYAVPLAVCATAIVLVTTTHLPAGTFDGAWPMLVPVMPVFTLDAIVRIALPLYIVTMASQNLPGIAVMQSNGFRVQPAPLFVITGLSSAATAFFGGPTGNLAAITAAICAGPEAHPDPDKRWPAPVAAGFTYVLFGLTASLAAAFIAASPPLLIQAVAGLALFSSLAAALGAALAEEQSRLPAILTFVATASGVTILGVGAPFWGLVGGIVLLLLLRRTGRS, from the coding sequence ATGACTGCCGACGCCACCAGCCCGCAGCGGGCCGACCTTGCCCAGCCGATCTTTGCAGGCGCGCTGGCAGCGGTCGTGGGTTCGGCCAGCACCTTCACCCTCGTGCTTGCCGCACTGGCCGCGGCCGGTGCATCCCCCCAACAGGCGGGATCGGGCCTGCTGTCTATCTGCATGGCCATCGGCCTGCTCAACATCGTCATTGCCTGGCGCGTGAAGGTCCCGGTGAGCTTTGCCTGGACCACGCCCGGCATGGCGTTCCTGCTTACCGTCGGTGAACCGCCGGGCGGGTTTCCGGCGGTCGCGGGCGCCTTTGTCGTCTGTGCGGGGTTGATCGCGCTGACAGGGCTGATCCGGCCGCTGGGGCGTGCCATCGCGGCGATACCGGCGGCCATTGCCAATGCGATGCTAGCCGGCATGCTCCTTACGCTGTGCCTTGCCCCCATCAATGCCGTGGCGGAAATGCCCTGGCACACGCTGCCGATTCTGGTCACCTGGGGCCTGGCCCTGCGATACGCCCGCCGCTATGCGGTGCCCCTGGCGGTGTGCGCCACCGCGATCGTGCTGGTCACGACGACGCATCTGCCGGCGGGCACATTCGACGGCGCCTGGCCCATGCTGGTGCCCGTCATGCCCGTCTTCACGCTGGATGCAATCGTGCGCATCGCCCTGCCCCTCTATATCGTGACCATGGCCTCGCAGAACCTACCGGGCATAGCGGTCATGCAGAGCAATGGTTTCAGGGTGCAGCCCGCTCCGCTCTTCGTTATCACCGGTCTATCGAGCGCGGCCACGGCCTTCTTTGGCGGTCCGACCGGCAATCTCGCCGCCATCACGGCCGCCATCTGCGCCGGTCCCGAGGCGCACCCTGATCCCGACAAACGGTGGCCGGCACCGGTGGCGGCGGGTTTCACCTATGTCCTGTTCGGCCTCACCGCCAGCCTCGCGGCCGCCTTCATTGCCGCCTCGCCCCCCCTGCTGATCCAGGCAGTGGCGGGACTGGCGCTGTTCTCGAGCCTGGCCGCGGCACTAGGCGCGGCCCTTGCCGAAGAGCAGTCGCGCCTGCCAGCGATCCTTACCTTCGTCGCCACGGCTTCCGGCGTCACCATCCTGGGCGTGGGCGCACCATTCTGGGGGTTGGTCGGCGGCATCGTCCTGCTCCTGCTGCTGAGGAGGACTGGCCGATCGTGA
- a CDS encoding protein-L-isoaspartate O-methyltransferase family protein — MADYAAARRAMVDNQIETSAVTDQRLLSVLRRVPRELFVPAARRALAYTDAPHPVGNGRVLPAPAVFARLVQLAGIRETDRVLDHGAGNGYSTAVLAGLAREVVALDSDPAMTQAARTTLRDLGIANVEIRAGDISAQHFNTFDAIIIEGAVDEVPDALIRLLAPDGRLVCIVRQGPTGIASLSTRTSAGVVTRSSFNATLPLLEQAAAPEVFVF; from the coding sequence TTGGCTGACTACGCAGCTGCCCGCAGGGCAATGGTCGACAATCAGATCGAAACGAGCGCGGTCACGGACCAGCGCCTGCTCTCGGTTCTGAGGCGGGTTCCGCGCGAACTGTTTGTTCCCGCCGCGCGCCGCGCGCTCGCCTATACCGACGCGCCCCATCCCGTGGGCAATGGGCGCGTTTTGCCGGCCCCCGCCGTGTTCGCGCGCCTTGTGCAGCTTGCGGGCATCCGCGAGACCGATCGCGTGCTCGACCATGGTGCGGGCAATGGCTACTCCACCGCCGTCCTGGCTGGTCTGGCGCGCGAAGTTGTTGCGCTCGATTCGGACCCCGCAATGACGCAAGCGGCGCGCACCACCTTGCGCGACCTCGGGATCGCCAATGTTGAAATCAGGGCCGGCGATATTTCGGCACAACATTTCAATACTTTTGATGCCATAATCATCGAGGGAGCCGTCGATGAGGTTCCGGACGCATTGATTCGCCTTCTGGCCCCAGATGGACGGCTGGTTTGCATTGTGCGTCAGGGGCCTACTGGGATTGCTTCGCTGAGTACGAGAACGTCCGCAGGTGTCGTTACGCGGTCGTCTTTCAATGCGACATTGCCATTGCTGGAACAGGCGGCGGCGCCGGAGGTCTTCGTATTCTAG
- a CDS encoding TolC family outer membrane protein: MNFRAVVRASSLAILVACSSAGAAHAQSITQALTSAYEHAPDLQSALLNAKATAENIVQAKSGMLPTIGASINGSQGSSLVGGNWTSSTSLTTGLSYNQTIYDNNRTAAQVEAARAAAEVAEYQIRNTEQNVLLQVVQAYMAVLSGRELLSLRQDNISFFQAQLQSSQDRLDVGEGTRIDVAQAQARLAQGQAAQQAALGSLQSAEATFQRLVGQRPQGLSTSHAYANLLPRSIDAAIAEAEIGHPAILLAKASIRAAQAGSDAAQAGYYGATASVSGQVGSSWTGPSGGARDGLSASLGFQISIPIYSGGRMGSSVRQANLNQIKSEVDAMSAYDQIRESVISAWTGIQSANAQITAAQAAVSSSNTVLDGVIQERDLGTATTLDVLNAQADLTSAREALINASNNKTIATFSLLSAMGRLTAQDLGLQVEIKTAVPYTQAVEDVWQELRTVAE, encoded by the coding sequence ATGAATTTTCGTGCAGTTGTTAGGGCGAGCTCACTTGCCATTCTGGTGGCATGTTCGTCCGCAGGCGCGGCCCACGCCCAGTCGATAACGCAGGCGCTCACTTCGGCATATGAACACGCGCCGGACCTGCAGTCCGCGCTGCTGAACGCCAAGGCCACGGCCGAGAACATCGTTCAGGCCAAGTCGGGCATGCTTCCCACCATCGGCGCCTCGATCAACGGCAGCCAGGGCAGTAGCCTTGTGGGCGGCAACTGGACGTCCAGCACCTCGCTGACCACGGGGCTATCCTACAACCAGACCATCTACGACAACAATCGCACCGCAGCGCAGGTCGAGGCCGCCCGCGCTGCCGCCGAAGTTGCCGAATACCAGATCCGCAACACCGAGCAGAACGTGCTGCTGCAGGTCGTCCAGGCCTATATGGCGGTGTTGAGCGGCCGCGAACTCCTGTCCTTGCGGCAGGACAATATCAGCTTCTTCCAGGCGCAGCTGCAGTCCTCGCAGGACCGGCTCGATGTCGGCGAGGGCACGCGTATCGACGTTGCCCAGGCCCAGGCGCGCCTTGCCCAGGGCCAGGCCGCCCAGCAGGCCGCCCTTGGCAGCCTCCAGTCTGCCGAGGCCACCTTCCAGCGCCTGGTGGGGCAGCGCCCGCAGGGGCTGTCCACCAGCCACGCCTACGCCAATCTGCTGCCGCGCTCGATCGATGCGGCCATTGCGGAAGCGGAAATCGGTCACCCGGCTATCCTGCTTGCCAAGGCCTCCATTCGTGCCGCACAGGCCGGCAGCGATGCCGCCCAGGCCGGCTATTATGGTGCCACGGCCAGTGTCTCGGGTCAGGTGGGCTCGTCCTGGACCGGCCCGTCGGGCGGCGCGCGCGACGGTCTGTCGGCCTCGCTCGGCTTCCAGATCAGCATTCCCATCTATTCCGGCGGCCGCATGGGCTCGAGCGTTCGCCAGGCCAATCTCAACCAGATCAAGTCCGAGGTGGACGCCATGTCCGCCTACGACCAGATCCGTGAATCCGTGATTTCCGCCTGGACCGGCATCCAGAGCGCCAATGCGCAGATCACCGCTGCCCAGGCGGCCGTGTCGTCCAGCAACACGGTTCTCGATGGCGTCATCCAGGAGCGCGATCTGGGCACGGCAACCACGCTCGACGTGCTCAACGCCCAGGCCGATCTGACCAGCGCCCGCGAAGCGCTGATCAATGCGTCCAACAACAAGACCATCGCGACCTTCTCCCTGCTCAGCGCCATGGGGCGCCTGACCGCACAGGATTTGGGTCTCCAGGTCGAGATCAAGACGGCAGTCCCCTATACGCAGGCTGTCGAGGATGTCTGGCAGGAATTGCGCACCGTCGCCGAGTGA
- a CDS encoding DUF2497 domain-containing protein: MNKPAPKEPSMDEILSSIRQIIADDDAAGAPRRPSAQSAPPPMQAAPARPLGEQDDRDLSDMLDDIEPLALSPSQIVEEGADAEGFSFDSILADTEGPEADAPGLVEAEDVTFDVDDDLPSFDPAPAREGVAPKAPEPEPEPEPVFMAAPEPEPEPEPTMARSAPLPDPTLTSDMADQLLEPATRAAVRGSIGKLSALGIGNPSLTIEAMMRDMLRPMLKEWLDENLPSVVERMVEKEIARVSRGE; encoded by the coding sequence ATGAACAAGCCGGCACCCAAAGAACCCTCCATGGACGAGATCTTGTCGTCCATTCGACAGATCATCGCCGATGATGATGCTGCCGGGGCGCCGCGCCGGCCCTCTGCCCAGTCCGCCCCGCCGCCGATGCAGGCAGCGCCGGCCCGCCCGCTGGGGGAACAGGACGACCGCGATCTCAGCGACATGCTCGATGATATCGAGCCGCTGGCGCTCTCGCCTTCGCAGATCGTCGAGGAAGGGGCTGACGCAGAGGGCTTCAGCTTCGACTCGATCCTTGCCGATACCGAGGGTCCCGAAGCCGATGCTCCTGGCCTCGTCGAGGCCGAAGACGTGACTTTCGATGTCGACGATGATCTCCCAAGCTTCGATCCGGCCCCGGCGCGCGAAGGCGTCGCTCCAAAGGCGCCTGAACCGGAACCCGAGCCCGAGCCCGTCTTCATGGCGGCGCCCGAACCCGAGCCGGAACCGGAACCCACAATGGCCCGGTCCGCGCCACTGCCCGACCCGACCCTGACATCGGACATGGCCGATCAGCTGCTTGAGCCGGCCACGCGCGCTGCCGTCCGTGGCTCGATCGGCAAGCTTTCCGCCCTGGGCATCGGCAATCCGAGCCTGACCATTGAGGCCATGATGCGCGACATGCTGCGCCCCATGCTCAAGGAATGGCTGGACGAGAACCTGCCATCGGTCGTCGAGCGCATGGTCGAAAAGGAAATCGCCCGCGTCTCGCGCGGCGAATGA
- a CDS encoding valine--tRNA ligase, producing the protein MLEKTYEPAAVESRIYDAWLDAKAFAAGAGAKPGAETFTIVIPPPNVTGSLHIGHALNNTIQDILVRFNRMLKKDVLWQPGTDHAGIATQMIVERQLAERQLDRRTMGRDAFIDRVWEWKAESGGTIMNQLKRLGASADFSRERFTMGDRGQPDDQMVRAVTKVFVELHKRGLIYRAKRLVNWHPGLETAISDLEVENIEVKGHMWHLRYPLADGVTYQLPIVDEDGNVTGHETRDYIIVATTRPETMLGDVAVAVHPDDERYQGLIGKFVELPLVGRRIPIVADEYADPTLGTGAVKITPAHDFNDFEVGARAGVEPINVFTTRGAIIDADFIPARYRGMDRFEARKAIVADLTAMAEENPTRGLDHIEDKKIMVPHDEKSKLVVIEPFLTDQWWVKADVLAQPALASVREGRTKFVPQQYENTYFAWLENIKPWCISRQLWWGHQIPAWYGPDNEAFVAYDEAEAKALAEKHYGKPVELTRDPDVLDTWFSSALWPFSTLGWPDETPELKRYYPTDVLVTGFDIIFFWVARMMMMGLEFLDKEPFHTVYMHALVRDEKGQKMSKTKGNVIDPLKLVDEYGADATRFTLAAMAAQGRDLKLAISRVEGYRNFVTKLWNAARFLEMNECRRVAGYDPKANTLALNRWIVGATARALQSVRTGIEDYKFNEAANSAYDFVWGTFCDWYVEFAKPVFMGEDEAAKAETRATAAWALDQILIMLHPMMPFVTEELWAETGKFGPARDGMLITTEWPDLSDLGDADADAELAWLIDVISNVRSVRAEMNVPASAKLQLVVTGAGEQTLARLVAGTSLISRLARLEEISPRNEVPGESAQFVVGDATFALPLAGVIDIAAEKARLEKEVAKLDGEVAQVDKKLGNEQFVSKAPEEVIEEQKSRRDAAVERRTRILEALKRLS; encoded by the coding sequence ATGCTTGAAAAGACTTATGAACCCGCCGCCGTGGAAAGCCGCATCTACGATGCCTGGCTCGACGCAAAGGCCTTTGCGGCTGGGGCAGGGGCAAAACCCGGTGCCGAAACCTTCACCATCGTCATCCCGCCGCCCAACGTCACGGGCTCGCTGCATATCGGCCACGCGCTCAACAACACCATCCAGGACATCCTGGTGCGGTTCAATCGCATGCTGAAGAAGGACGTGCTCTGGCAGCCCGGCACCGACCACGCCGGCATTGCCACCCAGATGATCGTCGAGCGCCAGCTGGCCGAAAGGCAGCTCGACCGCCGCACCATGGGCCGCGACGCCTTTATCGACCGCGTCTGGGAATGGAAGGCCGAAAGCGGCGGCACCATCATGAATCAACTGAAGCGCCTCGGCGCCTCTGCGGACTTTTCCCGCGAGCGCTTCACCATGGGCGATCGTGGCCAGCCGGACGACCAGATGGTGCGTGCCGTCACCAAGGTCTTTGTCGAACTACACAAGCGTGGTCTCATCTATCGCGCCAAGCGCCTCGTGAATTGGCATCCGGGTCTCGAAACCGCCATTTCCGACCTCGAAGTGGAGAACATTGAGGTCAAGGGCCACATGTGGCACCTGCGCTATCCGCTGGCCGATGGCGTAACCTATCAGCTTCCGATCGTGGATGAGGACGGCAACGTCACCGGCCACGAAACGCGCGACTACATCATTGTCGCCACCACCCGTCCTGAAACCATGCTCGGCGACGTCGCCGTGGCAGTCCATCCGGACGATGAGCGTTATCAGGGGTTGATCGGCAAGTTCGTCGAACTGCCGCTGGTCGGTCGCCGCATCCCCATCGTGGCCGACGAATATGCCGACCCGACCCTGGGCACCGGTGCCGTGAAGATCACCCCGGCACATGATTTCAACGACTTTGAAGTGGGCGCCCGTGCCGGCGTGGAGCCGATCAATGTCTTCACCACGCGCGGCGCGATCATCGACGCCGATTTCATTCCCGCCAGATATCGCGGCATGGATCGCTTCGAGGCCCGCAAGGCCATCGTCGCCGATCTCACCGCAATGGCTGAGGAAAACCCCACCCGCGGCCTCGACCATATCGAAGACAAGAAGATCATGGTCCCGCATGACGAGAAGAGTAAGCTTGTCGTCATCGAGCCCTTCCTGACCGACCAGTGGTGGGTCAAGGCCGATGTGCTGGCCCAGCCGGCGCTGGCCTCGGTGCGCGAAGGCCGCACCAAATTCGTGCCGCAGCAATACGAAAACACCTATTTTGCCTGGCTCGAAAACATCAAGCCCTGGTGCATTTCGCGCCAGCTCTGGTGGGGTCACCAGATCCCGGCCTGGTATGGCCCGGACAATGAGGCCTTCGTCGCCTATGACGAAGCCGAGGCCAAGGCCCTCGCCGAAAAGCACTATGGCAAGCCGGTCGAGCTTACCCGCGATCCGGACGTGCTCGACACCTGGTTCTCCTCCGCCCTCTGGCCGTTCTCGACGCTTGGCTGGCCCGATGAGACCCCCGAGCTAAAGCGCTATTACCCGACCGATGTCCTCGTCACCGGCTTCGACATCATCTTCTTCTGGGTCGCCCGCATGATGATGATGGGCCTCGAATTCCTCGACAAGGAACCGTTCCACACGGTCTACATGCACGCCCTGGTCCGCGACGAAAAGGGCCAGAAGATGAGCAAGACCAAGGGGAACGTGATCGATCCCCTGAAGCTCGTCGATGAATACGGTGCTGATGCCACCCGCTTCACCCTGGCCGCCATGGCCGCGCAGGGACGCGATCTGAAACTCGCCATTTCGCGCGTCGAAGGCTACCGCAACTTCGTCACCAAGCTCTGGAACGCCGCGCGCTTCCTCGAAATGAACGAATGCCGCCGCGTCGCCGGCTACGATCCCAAGGCCAACACGCTGGCACTCAACCGCTGGATTGTCGGCGCCACCGCCCGCGCCCTCCAGTCCGTGCGCACCGGCATCGAGGACTATAAATTCAACGAAGCCGCCAACAGTGCCTATGATTTCGTCTGGGGCACGTTCTGCGACTGGTATGTGGAATTCGCCAAGCCGGTCTTCATGGGCGAGGACGAGGCTGCCAAGGCCGAAACCCGCGCCACCGCCGCCTGGGCCCTCGATCAGATCCTGATCATGCTGCATCCGATGATGCCCTTCGTCACCGAAGAGCTCTGGGCCGAGACCGGCAAGTTCGGCCCAGCCCGGGATGGCATGCTGATCACCACCGAATGGCCGGACCTGTCGGACCTCGGCGATGCCGACGCCGATGCAGAATTGGCCTGGCTGATCGACGTCATTTCCAATGTCCGTTCGGTGCGCGCCGAGATGAACGTGCCGGCGAGCGCCAAATTGCAGCTCGTGGTCACCGGGGCAGGGGAGCAGACGCTTGCCCGGCTTGTGGCCGGCACCTCGCTGATTTCGCGCCTCGCACGCCTCGAGGAGATTTCGCCACGAAATGAAGTGCCGGGGGAATCCGCGCAGTTCGTCGTGGGCGATGCGACCTTTGCCCTCCCGCTCGCTGGCGTGATCGATATCGCGGCCGAAAAGGCCCGGCTTGAAAAGGAAGTCGCAAAACTCGACGGCGAGGTCGCGCAGGTCGACAAGAAGCTGGGCAACGAGCAGTTCGTTTCCAAGGCGCCAGAAGAGGTCATCGAGGAACAGAAGTCGCGCCGCGATGCCGCCGTGGAGCGCCGGACACGCATTCTCGAAGCCCTGAAACGCCTGAGCTGA
- a CDS encoding CorA family divalent cation transporter: MHNGLVGGGAVLVFDGKGGMTRHEPGDPLPEVAPTGFKLIVGNSRGPEFKLWLKGELGEFNSGLIMAPTSRSRCTVMDDRALVVLRVVRPGAAPHDVGRQFLTIWIEKQRVIVASELNILDFLGLAKWEQAEHAPLTPADLIARLALRATDRLEPLIEMLGDRLDEVEETLITHRTEKAQDNLEQLRRTLIGFRRLVWPQRDALSTLEIEDLSFFSDRDRLRLRDAALRTARIGDELQALSERAVLVHEEIIDDRAEQMNRAMLVLAAVTVIFSPLTLLTGLLGMNVTGIPFADHPAAFWVVCGVVLALGLGALWLMRRRRWL, encoded by the coding sequence GTGCACAACGGTCTGGTCGGGGGCGGCGCCGTGCTGGTCTTCGACGGCAAGGGCGGCATGACGCGGCACGAGCCGGGCGATCCCTTGCCTGAGGTTGCGCCCACCGGCTTCAAGCTGATTGTCGGCAATTCCAGGGGCCCCGAATTCAAGCTCTGGCTGAAGGGTGAACTGGGAGAGTTCAACTCCGGCCTGATCATGGCGCCAACCTCGCGCAGCCGCTGCACCGTGATGGACGACCGCGCGCTGGTCGTCTTGCGCGTGGTGCGGCCCGGGGCGGCGCCGCACGATGTGGGTCGGCAGTTCCTGACCATCTGGATCGAGAAACAGCGCGTCATCGTTGCCTCCGAGTTGAACATTCTCGACTTTCTCGGACTTGCGAAGTGGGAGCAGGCCGAACACGCTCCGCTGACACCGGCCGACCTCATCGCCCGGCTTGCCTTGCGCGCCACCGATCGGCTGGAGCCGCTGATCGAAATGCTCGGTGACCGGCTGGACGAGGTCGAGGAAACCTTGATCACTCACCGCACCGAGAAGGCGCAGGATAATCTCGAACAGCTTCGACGCACACTGATCGGCTTCCGTCGTCTGGTCTGGCCGCAGCGCGACGCGCTCTCCACGCTGGAAATCGAGGACCTGTCCTTCTTCTCCGACCGCGATCGCCTCCGCCTGCGCGATGCCGCCCTGCGCACCGCCCGGATCGGCGACGAGTTGCAGGCGCTGTCCGAGCGCGCTGTGCTGGTTCACGAAGAGATCATCGATGATCGCGCCGAGCAGATGAACCGCGCCATGCTGGTGCTGGCGGCGGTCACGGTGATCTTCTCACCACTCACACTGCTGACGGGACTGCTCGGCATGAACGTCACCGGCATTCCCTTTGCCGACCACCCGGCCGCCTTCTGGGTTGTTTGCGGCGTTGTGCTTGCCCTCGGTTTGGGCGCCCTCTGGCTGATGCGGCGCCGGCGCTGGCTCTGA